GAACGGCGACTACCTGTCCGACGCCCTTGCCGCCCAGGTCGGCGGCCTTGGCCTGGCCCCCGGGGTCAACATGAGTTCCGAACTGGCCTTCTTCGAGCCCACCCACGGCACGGCCCCGACCATCGAGGGCAAGGACCTCGCCAACCCGGGCAGCCTCATTCTCTCTGGCGCGCTCATGCTCGATCACGTCGGCTGGCACGAGGCCGCAACGAAAATTCGCAAGGCCGTGGAACTGGCCATTGCCGACGGACGCGTAACCGTCGATCTGGCCTCGCAGATGACGGGCGCTCGCCAGGTTGGATGCGTTGAGTTCGGACAGATCCTTCTGGCCAATCTGGAACGGATTTAGGACGGCGCGCGTCGGACTGCGCAGAAATCCCCTACAGGGTGATCCTGCGCGATGCATCCGGTACGTATGGATCATGCCTGCCGTCATGATTCATCGGGTTTGGGCTGTTGAACTACTGCAAGCCCGCTCCTTTCCGGAGCGGGCTTTTTTCGTCGCATAGGGGCGGTGCTGCGAAAGCCAGCCTTGGCGATGCTACATAGTGCGAGGGGATGCGTGCGGCTGATTCTCGACCCTGGAGCCGTTGTGTGATCCTTTTTGGAGCGACGCGGTGCGTATACGAGGCGTGAATCGAATTCAGCATGACGCATCGATGCGGGCATTGTGTGGCTGTTTGGATCGAGTGTGTACGTGTATTGACAAAAAGAGTCAGGATTTGAGCCAAAGCGTCTGTATCAGGATGCGAAAAGTTCTTTAGCTCGCGCATTGTTTTTCTACTCATTATTTCTTGCTTTGACGACGCATTTTGTGTTAGTTAAAAAAGTATCAACGAATAAATGCAGGGTCTTGGGTCGCGAAAATAATCACTGAGGACGTAACGCTGTGAAAAAATTAGGTTTTTTTTCAAAGAAAAACGCCGGCGTAGGATTGGATCTTGGAAGTGAATGGCTGAAGATGGTGAAGATTCGGCCGGGAAAAGGCGACTTGGTCCTGGAAAGCATAGCCCGTTGCCCATGGCAGCCGGGTGATCTGGACAACAGTTCGGCCACCGCAAAGAAGATCAACGGGCTTTGGTCCGAGCTTCAGCTCAAGGAGCAGGTGGTTGTATCATCCATGGCCGGCCATGCGGTCATCGTGAAGCGGGTCGTGTTCGAGGCCGAATCTGCGAAGGCCATCGGCGATACGGTCATGAAGGACGCGCGTCAGTACATTCCTTTCGACATCAACGACGTCTTCCTCGACTACCAGGTCCTTGGCCCCGGTCAGAAAGAAAAGAGCTACGACGTGCTGCTCGTGGCCAGCAAGAAGAAGGTGGTGCAGAATCTGAGCGACGTCATTTCGCAATCGGGCCTTTCCCTGTCGGTGATCGACGTTGACTCCTTCGCCCTGTGCAACAGCTTCGAACACAATTATCCCGAGTTTCAGGAAAAGCCCGTCTATCTTCTCGACATAGGCGGCGCGCAGAGCGTTTTTTGCATCTACCACAACGGCCAGCCTTCCTTTTTGCGCGAGGTTTCCTTTGGCGGCAGGGCTGTCACGGAGTCTCTCGCATCCATTCTGAACATCAAGCGTCTGGACGCGGAGCGCATCAAGCTCAGCGGAAAGGACGATCTCGGGGAAAAGGAACTGCGGTCCATCTCCGAGGCCGTGAACAAGATTTTCAAGAACTGGTGCGACGAACTGAGGCGCCTCATCGGATTTTATCATTCGTCATCGAGTAACGTAACTCCTGCTGAATCTCTTTACTTGTCCGGGGGAGGGGCATTGCTTGGAGGGCTTCGGGATGTTTTTCATAAGGAATTGAATCTTGAAGTGCATTATCACAATCCTTTCCGCAAAATTTACGTTGATAACAATACGTTCCAGAAAGAGTACCTTGATGAGATAGGACCACAGATGGTTGTTCCTTTCGGCCTTGCCTTGAGAGCAATTTAATACTGGAAACTTATTATGATAAAAATCAATTTACTCCCTCAGCAAAAACGATCGAAGTCGACCAATGTCGAAAAAGGCGCAGTCTTCTTCATTCTGGGAATTTTGTTGATGCTTGGGTCTGTCTATGGTGTCGATTATTATTTTTCTTCAGAACTCAGTACGCTGCAGGCATCCGTGGCCGCGAAGCAGCAAACGAAGGCGCTGCTTGAAAAAGAGGTCGCCATCGTCAACAGCGTCATTCAGGAACTCAAGGACATAGAGACGCGGATCAAGGTCATCAAGGACATCCGCCTGCGCCAAGGACTTCCCGTCAAATACATCGACGAGATCGTCGTGAACATGCCCAAGGACAAGATGTGGTTCGAGACTTTCACGATTAACGCCAACGGCAATATCGCCCTGAGCGGGGTCGCCTTGGACAACCAAGTATTCGCCAGTTACGTGGAGCGCCTCAGATTGTCGAAGTATATCAAATTGGTGGATACTCGCAGGACGTCCCGCCGGGCCGTGGACGGGCTCGGGTTGGTGGCCTTCGAGTGCTCCGTGATGGCCCAGGAGTATTTTGAAAACACAAATACGAATGGAACGACAAATGGATAAATCCGCAGTTTCCAAAAAATTAGGTGCGTTGTCCGCCCTGCAGAAGTTTCTGATATTTCTGGGCCTGACGCTCGCGGTCTACGGTGGGTACTGGTACTTCATCCTGGACGACAAGCTCACCCAGATCGCCAAGGCCACGCAGGAGATCGAAAAGCTCGACAAGGACATCGCCATGTTCAGGGCGCAGGTCGCGAACCTGCCCGAGTTGCGTCGCAGCCTGGAATTGCGGAAGAAGGAGCTGTACTACGCCAAGACGCTTCTGCCCGAAGACGCCAGGGCGCTGGAGATGCTCCTGTCCTCCTTCGAGCAGCTCGGGCGCGACGAAAACGTGGAATTCATCCTGTTCCAGCCCGGCGCCGAGCAGGTCCAGGAGTTCTACGCCACGAGGAGCATCCAGCTGCAGATCAGCGGGACCTTCCACCGTCTGGTGACCTACTTCGACCGGCTGTCCAGGCTGGATCGCCTCGTCAGCATCCAGAATGTCACCTTCAGCCCGGTGTCCGACTTCTCCCCGACGGAGAAATATCTGAACACCAGCCTGACGCTGCAGGTTTACAGGGCCCTGACCGAGGCGGAAATCAAGGCGCGTGAAGC
The Desulfomicrobium escambiense DSM 10707 genome window above contains:
- the pilM gene encoding type IV pilus assembly protein PilM → MKKLGFFSKKNAGVGLDLGSEWLKMVKIRPGKGDLVLESIARCPWQPGDLDNSSATAKKINGLWSELQLKEQVVVSSMAGHAVIVKRVVFEAESAKAIGDTVMKDARQYIPFDINDVFLDYQVLGPGQKEKSYDVLLVASKKKVVQNLSDVISQSGLSLSVIDVDSFALCNSFEHNYPEFQEKPVYLLDIGGAQSVFCIYHNGQPSFLREVSFGGRAVTESLASILNIKRLDAERIKLSGKDDLGEKELRSISEAVNKIFKNWCDELRRLIGFYHSSSSNVTPAESLYLSGGGALLGGLRDVFHKELNLEVHYHNPFRKIYVDNNTFQKEYLDEIGPQMVVPFGLALRAI
- a CDS encoding PilN domain-containing protein, whose amino-acid sequence is MIKINLLPQQKRSKSTNVEKGAVFFILGILLMLGSVYGVDYYFSSELSTLQASVAAKQQTKALLEKEVAIVNSVIQELKDIETRIKVIKDIRLRQGLPVKYIDEIVVNMPKDKMWFETFTINANGNIALSGVALDNQVFASYVERLRLSKYIKLVDTRRTSRRAVDGLGLVAFECSVMAQEYFENTNTNGTTNG
- a CDS encoding type 4a pilus biogenesis protein PilO — protein: MDKSAVSKKLGALSALQKFLIFLGLTLAVYGGYWYFILDDKLTQIAKATQEIEKLDKDIAMFRAQVANLPELRRSLELRKKELYYAKTLLPEDARALEMLLSSFEQLGRDENVEFILFQPGAEQVQEFYATRSIQLQISGTFHRLVTYFDRLSRLDRLVSIQNVTFSPVSDFSPTEKYLNTSLTLQVYRALTEAEIKAREAAKQAKK